In a single window of the Agromyces sp. H17E-10 genome:
- a CDS encoding acyltransferase family protein, producing MGGSPTLLARSAVRPEIQALRAVAVGSVVLHHGWPAVAPAGYMGVDVFFVVSGFLITGLLLRQAQREGRISLRDFYLRRARRILPAAIATLAVISALTLLVVPQREWRQWFREIVASALYYENWQLAVDSQIPRRADLESTPVQHFWSLSVEEQFYLFWPLLLIAALWFATRSGSSSSTVVLMLVGVTTVASFVHSIALTAQDPNLAYFSTPARTWEFGVGGILAAVGERMSRRGARAGLRAAVSWAGLALIVVPIATFRAPESFPGFVVLLPVAGTLAVIWARMPEVAWSPARVAGLRPVQWMGDVSYSLYLWHWPIFMFVPYFTGVPSPPWLMVLLVGLSFAVAGLSKRFVEDPFRHGRRGLRLRPVFLLSGLAGMIVVIVGAGIVAPGIAGERPVACDRE from the coding sequence ATGGGCGGTTCCCCCACCCTCCTCGCACGATCGGCGGTACGTCCCGAGATCCAGGCGCTCCGGGCCGTGGCCGTGGGCTCGGTCGTGCTCCATCACGGATGGCCGGCGGTGGCGCCGGCCGGGTACATGGGCGTCGACGTCTTCTTCGTCGTCTCGGGCTTCCTCATCACCGGGTTGCTGCTCCGGCAGGCGCAGCGCGAGGGGCGCATCTCGCTGCGGGACTTCTACCTGCGACGTGCGCGCCGCATCCTGCCGGCGGCGATCGCGACGCTCGCCGTCATCTCGGCGCTGACCCTGCTCGTCGTGCCGCAGCGGGAATGGCGTCAGTGGTTCCGCGAGATCGTCGCGAGCGCCCTCTACTACGAGAACTGGCAGCTCGCGGTCGATTCGCAGATCCCGCGGCGGGCCGACCTCGAGTCGACCCCGGTGCAGCACTTCTGGTCGCTCTCGGTCGAGGAGCAGTTCTACCTGTTCTGGCCGTTGCTGCTCATCGCCGCACTGTGGTTCGCAACCCGCAGCGGCTCCTCGTCGTCGACCGTCGTGCTGATGCTCGTCGGGGTGACGACCGTCGCGTCGTTCGTGCATTCGATCGCGCTCACGGCGCAGGACCCCAACCTCGCGTACTTCTCGACGCCGGCGCGCACGTGGGAGTTCGGCGTCGGCGGCATCCTCGCGGCAGTCGGCGAACGGATGTCGCGTCGGGGCGCCCGCGCCGGCCTGCGGGCGGCCGTGTCCTGGGCGGGCCTCGCCCTCATCGTGGTGCCGATCGCGACCTTCCGGGCGCCCGAGAGCTTCCCCGGCTTCGTCGTGCTCCTGCCCGTGGCGGGCACGCTGGCCGTCATCTGGGCGCGGATGCCCGAGGTGGCGTGGTCGCCCGCACGCGTCGCGGGGCTCCGGCCCGTGCAGTGGATGGGCGACGTGTCGTACTCGCTCTACCTGTGGCACTGGCCGATCTTCATGTTCGTGCCGTACTTCACCGGCGTGCCGAGCCCGCCGTGGCTCATGGTGCTGCTGGTCGGCCTGTCGTTCGCGGTCGCCGGACTCTCGAAGCGGTTCGTCGAGGATCCGTTCCGCCACGGCCGCCGTGGCCTGCGACTCCGGCCGGTGTTCCTCCTGTCAGGACTCGCCGGCATGATCGTCGTCATCGTCGGGGCCGGGATCGTCGCACCCGGGATCGCCGGCGAGCGGCCGGTCGCGTGCGATCGCGAGTGA
- a CDS encoding OsmC family protein — protein sequence MTDTQPKPSSHEGPGSVSATRIGTRRYVGRNARGATVAIGGLDVEGEHFSPGELLKLALAGCVGLSVDRPMTRRLGDDAELTVWAHGQSEEASNRYERIAEELVVDLSGLEPAEREKLLDIMVRSIERACTVGRSVEGAIDVHTTIDGTEMH from the coding sequence ATGACCGACACGCAGCCGAAGCCGAGTTCGCACGAGGGGCCGGGCAGCGTCTCGGCGACGCGCATCGGCACCCGCCGCTACGTCGGGCGCAATGCACGCGGCGCGACCGTCGCGATCGGCGGCCTCGACGTGGAGGGCGAGCACTTCTCCCCCGGCGAGCTCTTGAAGCTCGCCCTCGCCGGGTGCGTCGGGCTCTCGGTCGACCGGCCCATGACGCGGCGGCTCGGCGACGACGCCGAGCTCACGGTGTGGGCGCACGGGCAGTCGGAGGAGGCATCCAACCGCTACGAACGCATCGCCGAGGAGCTCGTCGTCGACCTGTCGGGGCTCGAGCCCGCCGAGCGGGAGAAGCTCCTCGACATCATGGTGCGCTCGATCGAGCGGGCGTGCACGGTGGGCCGCAGCGTCGAGGGCGCGATCGACGTGCACACGACGATCGACGGCACCGAGATGCACTGA
- the rpsJ gene encoding 30S ribosomal protein S10: MAGQKIRIRLKSYDHEVIDTSARKIVDTVTRAGATVVGPVPLPTEKNVVCVIRSPHKYKDSREHFEMRTHKRLIDIVDPTPKAVDSLMRLDLPADVNIEIKL, encoded by the coding sequence ATGGCGGGACAGAAGATCCGCATTCGACTGAAGTCGTATGACCACGAGGTCATCGACACCTCGGCGCGCAAGATCGTCGACACGGTGACCCGCGCGGGCGCCACGGTCGTCGGCCCCGTGCCGCTTCCGACGGAGAAGAACGTGGTGTGCGTCATCCGCTCGCCCCACAAGTACAAGGACAGCCGCGAGCACTTCGAGATGCGCACCCACAAGCGTCTCATCGACATCGTGGACCCGACGCCCAAGGCCGTCGACTCGCTCATGCGTCTCGACCTCCCGGCCGACGTCAACATCGAGATCAAGCTCTGA
- the rplC gene encoding 50S ribosomal protein L3 yields MSSATKNVKGLLGTKLGMTQVWDENNKLVPVTVIEIAPNVVTQIRTAEKDGYEAVQIAAGAIDPRKVSQPLKGHFEKTAGTTPRRHVTEIRTADASSYEAGQELTVDGTFEAGQLVDVVGTSKGKGFAGVMKRHNFKGVSASHGSHRNHRKPGSIGASSTPSRVFKGMRMAGRMGGERVTVLNLRVHAVDAEKGLMLVKGAVPGARGRLVFVRNAVKGA; encoded by the coding sequence ATGTCTTCCGCTACCAAGAACGTGAAGGGCCTGCTCGGCACGAAGCTCGGCATGACCCAGGTGTGGGACGAGAACAACAAGCTCGTCCCGGTGACGGTCATCGAGATCGCGCCCAACGTGGTCACCCAGATCCGCACCGCTGAGAAGGACGGCTACGAGGCCGTCCAGATCGCCGCCGGCGCCATCGACCCGCGCAAGGTCTCGCAGCCGCTCAAGGGTCACTTCGAGAAGACGGCCGGCACCACGCCCCGTCGTCACGTCACCGAGATCCGCACCGCCGACGCCTCGAGCTACGAGGCCGGCCAGGAGCTGACCGTCGACGGTACCTTCGAGGCCGGCCAGCTGGTCGACGTCGTCGGCACCTCGAAGGGCAAGGGCTTCGCCGGTGTCATGAAGCGCCACAACTTCAAGGGCGTCTCCGCTTCGCACGGTTCGCACCGCAACCACCGCAAGCCCGGTTCGATCGGTGCTTCGTCGACCCCCAGCCGTGTCTTCAAGGGCATGCGCATGGCCGGTCGCATGGGTGGCGAGCGCGTCACCGTGCTGAACCTCCGCGTGCACGCCGTCGACGCCGAGAAGGGCCTCATGCTCGTCAAGGGCGCCGTTCCCGGTGCGCGCGGCCGTCTCGTTTTCGTTCGCAACGCAGTGAAGGGGGCGTAG
- the rplD gene encoding 50S ribosomal protein L4, which yields MATANTIDVLDATGKKSGSVELPAELFDVQTNVPLVHQVVVAQLAAARQGTHKTKNRGEVSGSGRKPFKQKGTGRSRQGSVRAPEHKGGGTVHGPQPRDYSQRTPKKMIAAALLGVLSDRARGSRIHAVEGFVAGDVAKTKDAVALLGKIAPANRFLVVLARGEELSERAVRNIETVHVLPVDQLNAYDVVVADDIVFSTAALEAFVAAKTAKKEEVSA from the coding sequence ATGGCTACCGCCAACACCATCGACGTTCTCGACGCGACCGGCAAGAAGTCCGGCTCGGTCGAGCTGCCCGCCGAGCTCTTCGACGTGCAGACCAACGTGCCGCTCGTCCACCAGGTCGTCGTCGCCCAGCTCGCGGCCGCGCGCCAGGGCACGCACAAGACCAAGAACCGCGGCGAGGTCTCGGGTTCGGGCCGCAAGCCCTTCAAGCAGAAGGGCACCGGCCGTTCGCGCCAGGGCTCGGTCCGCGCTCCCGAGCACAAGGGCGGTGGCACGGTCCACGGCCCGCAGCCGCGCGACTACTCGCAGCGCACCCCCAAGAAGATGATCGCCGCGGCGCTCCTCGGTGTGCTCAGCGACCGCGCCCGCGGTTCGCGCATCCACGCCGTCGAGGGTTTCGTCGCCGGTGACGTCGCGAAGACGAAGGACGCCGTCGCGCTGCTCGGCAAGATCGCGCCGGCGAACCGCTTCCTCGTGGTCCTCGCCCGTGGCGAGGAGCTCAGCGAGCGTGCCGTCCGCAACATCGAGACCGTGCACGTGCTGCCGGTCGACCAGCTGAACGCCTACGACGTGGTCGTCGCCGACGACATCGTCTTCAGCACCGCCGCCCTCGAGGCCTTCGTGGCCGCGAAGACGGCGAAGAAGGAAGAGGTCTCGGCATGA
- the rplW gene encoding 50S ribosomal protein L23 encodes MSAAQNKDPRDIIIAPVVSEKSYGLIDEGKYTFIVDPRSNKTEIKLAIEKIFNVQVASINTLNRQGKTRRTRFGMGKRKDTKRAIVTLKSGSIDIFTAVG; translated from the coding sequence ATGAGCGCCGCACAGAACAAGGACCCGCGCGACATCATCATCGCGCCGGTCGTCTCGGAGAAGAGCTACGGCCTGATCGACGAGGGCAAGTACACGTTCATCGTGGACCCCCGCTCGAACAAGACCGAGATCAAGCTCGCGATCGAGAAGATCTTCAACGTCCAGGTGGCGTCGATCAACACCCTGAACCGTCAGGGCAAGACCCGCCGCACCCGGTTCGGCATGGGCAAGCGCAAGGACACCAAGCGCGCGATCGTCACCCTCAAGTCCGGCTCGATCGACATCTTCACGGCTGTCGGCTAA
- the rplB gene encoding 50S ribosomal protein L2, producing the protein MAIRKYKPTTPGRRGSSVADFAEITRSTPEKSLLKPLSKTGGRNNQGRITTRHIGGGHKRQYRVIDFRRNDKDGVPAKVAHIEYDPNRTARIALIHYIDGTKRYIIAPNKLKQGDPIEAGPNADIKPGNNLPLRNIPTGTVVHAIELRPGGGAKMARSAGASVRLVAKDGPYAQLRLPSGEIRNVDARCRATIGEVGNAEQSNINWGKAGRKRWKGVRPTVRGVAMNPIDHPHGGGEGKTSGGRHPVSPWGQPEGRTRRPNKESDKLIVRRRTVGKKRK; encoded by the coding sequence ATGGCTATTCGTAAGTACAAGCCCACGACCCCGGGTCGTCGCGGTTCGTCGGTCGCCGACTTCGCGGAGATCACGCGCTCGACGCCCGAGAAGTCGCTGCTCAAGCCGCTCTCGAAGACCGGTGGTCGCAACAACCAGGGCCGCATCACGACCCGTCACATCGGTGGTGGCCACAAGCGCCAGTACCGCGTGATCGACTTCCGTCGCAACGACAAGGACGGCGTGCCCGCCAAGGTCGCTCACATCGAGTACGACCCGAACCGCACCGCCCGCATCGCGCTGATCCACTACATCGACGGCACGAAGCGCTACATCATCGCGCCGAACAAGCTCAAGCAGGGCGACCCGATCGAGGCCGGCCCCAACGCCGACATCAAGCCGGGCAACAACCTGCCGCTGCGCAACATCCCCACCGGTACCGTCGTGCACGCCATCGAGCTCCGCCCCGGCGGCGGCGCGAAGATGGCCCGCTCGGCCGGCGCCTCGGTGCGTCTCGTCGCCAAGGACGGCCCCTACGCGCAGCTCCGCCTGCCCTCGGGCGAGATCCGCAACGTCGACGCGCGCTGCCGCGCGACGATCGGCGAGGTCGGCAACGCCGAGCAGTCGAACATCAACTGGGGCAAGGCGGGCCGCAAGCGCTGGAAGGGCGTCCGCCCGACCGTCCGCGGTGTCGCGATGAACCCGATCGACCACCCGCACGGTGGTGGTGAGGGCAAGACCTCCGGTGGTCGCCACCCGGTCAGCCCGTGGGGTCAGCCCGAGGGTCGCACCCGTCGCCCCAACAAGGAGAGCGACAAGCTCATCGTCCGTCGTCGCACCGTCGGCAAGAAGCGCAAGTAG
- the rpsS gene encoding 30S ribosomal protein S19: protein MPRSLKKGPFVDEHLLRKVAVQNEAGSKNVIKTWSRRSMIVPAMLGHTIAVHDGRKHIPVFVTETMVGHKLGEFAPTRTFRGHVKDDKKGRRR from the coding sequence ATGCCGCGCAGTCTCAAGAAGGGCCCCTTCGTCGACGAGCACCTGCTTCGCAAGGTCGCCGTGCAGAACGAAGCCGGTTCGAAGAACGTCATCAAGACGTGGTCGCGTCGCTCGATGATCGTCCCCGCCATGCTGGGTCACACGATCGCCGTGCACGACGGCCGCAAGCACATCCCGGTGTTCGTCACCGAGACCATGGTGGGCCACAAGCTCGGCGAGTTCGCCCCCACCCGCACCTTCCGTGGACACGTGAAGGACGACAAGAAGGGCCGCCGCCGCTGA
- the rplV gene encoding 50S ribosomal protein L22 — protein sequence MVESIARVRHIRVTPMKARRVVNLIRGKQAQEALAILKFAPQGASEPVYKLVASAIANARVKADATNTYLDEQDLYVKTAFVDEGTTLKRFQPRAQGRAFRINKRTSHITIVLGTPEEGTK from the coding sequence ATGGTGGAGTCGATCGCACGCGTGCGACACATCCGCGTGACCCCCATGAAGGCCCGCCGCGTCGTCAACCTGATCCGCGGCAAGCAGGCTCAGGAGGCGCTCGCCATCCTGAAGTTCGCCCCGCAGGGTGCGAGCGAGCCCGTGTACAAGCTCGTCGCCTCGGCCATCGCGAACGCTCGCGTCAAGGCCGATGCCACGAACACCTACCTGGACGAGCAGGACCTCTACGTGAAGACGGCATTCGTCGACGAGGGCACGACCCTCAAGCGATTCCAGCCGCGCGCGCAGGGCCGTGCCTTCCGCATCAACAAGCGCACGAGCCACATCACCATCGTGCTCGGCACGCCCGAGGAGGGTACGAAGTAA
- the rpsC gene encoding 30S ribosomal protein S3, with product MGQKVNPYGFRLGITTDHVSRWFSDSTKPGQRYADYLAEDVKIRRLLQTSLDRAGVSRIEIERTRDRVRVDIHTARPGIVIGRRGAEAERIRADLEKLTGKQIQLNILEVKNPEADAQLVAQGIAEQLSARVAFRRAMRKGLQGAQRAGAKGVRIQVSGRLGGAEMSRSEFYREGRVPLHTLRANIDYGFYEAKTTFGRIGVKVWIYKGDITNKELAREQAAQKPSRDRSDRPRRDRAPKAEPATAGVEA from the coding sequence ATGGGTCAGAAGGTCAACCCGTACGGCTTCCGTCTCGGCATCACCACCGACCACGTGTCTCGGTGGTTCTCCGACTCGACGAAGCCCGGTCAGCGCTACGCCGACTACCTCGCCGAGGATGTCAAGATCCGTCGCCTGCTCCAGACGTCGCTCGACCGCGCGGGAGTCTCGCGCATCGAGATCGAGCGCACCCGCGACCGCGTCCGCGTGGACATCCACACGGCGCGTCCCGGCATCGTGATCGGCCGCCGCGGCGCCGAGGCCGAGCGCATCCGCGCCGACCTCGAGAAGCTCACCGGCAAGCAGATCCAGCTCAACATCCTCGAGGTGAAGAACCCCGAGGCCGACGCCCAGCTCGTCGCGCAGGGCATCGCCGAGCAGCTCTCGGCTCGTGTGGCGTTCCGCCGCGCGATGCGCAAGGGCCTGCAGGGCGCGCAGCGCGCCGGCGCCAAGGGCGTCCGCATCCAGGTGTCGGGCCGTCTCGGCGGCGCCGAGATGAGCCGCTCGGAGTTCTACCGCGAGGGCCGCGTGCCCCTGCACACGCTCCGCGCGAACATCGACTACGGCTTCTACGAGGCCAAGACCACCTTCGGCCGCATCGGCGTGAAGGTCTGGATCTACAAGGGCGACATCACCAACAAGGAGCTCGCTCGCGAGCAGGCGGCCCAGAAGCCGTCGCGCGACCGCAGCGACCGTCCCCGCCGCGACCGCGCCCCCAAGGCCGAGCCGGCGACCGCAGGAGTTGAGGCATAA
- the rplP gene encoding 50S ribosomal protein L16, which produces MLIPRRVKYRKQHHPGRSGQATGGTKVSFGEFGIQALTPAYVTNRQIESARIAMTRHIKRGGKVWINIYPDRPLTKKPAETRMGSGKGSPEWWVANVKPGRVLFEVSGVSEELAREAMTRAIHKLPLKARIIKREEGDA; this is translated from the coding sequence ATGTTGATTCCCCGTCGAGTCAAGTACCGCAAGCAGCACCACCCCGGCCGCTCGGGCCAGGCCACCGGCGGCACCAAGGTGTCGTTCGGCGAGTTCGGCATCCAGGCGCTCACGCCCGCTTACGTGACCAACCGTCAGATCGAGTCCGCTCGTATCGCCATGACGCGTCACATCAAGCGTGGCGGCAAGGTGTGGATCAACATCTACCCCGACCGTCCGCTCACGAAGAAGCCCGCCGAGACCCGCATGGGTTCCGGTAAGGGTTCGCCCGAGTGGTGGGTCGCCAACGTCAAGCCGGGTCGCGTCCTCTTCGAGGTCTCGGGCGTCTCCGAGGAGCTCGCACGCGAGGCGATGACCCGTGCCATCCACAAGCTGCCCCTCAAGGCACGCATCATCAAGCGCGAGGAGGGCGACGCATAA
- the rpmC gene encoding 50S ribosomal protein L29: protein MAVGTKELSPAELDTFEDERLVDELKKAKEELFNLRFQSATGQLESHGRLKAVKRDIARIYTVIRERELGIRATPAPVEAAPAKAEKKTKKAKAEADASAEAADTKEA, encoded by the coding sequence ATGGCCGTCGGAACCAAGGAGCTCAGCCCCGCAGAGCTCGACACCTTTGAAGACGAGCGACTCGTCGACGAGCTGAAGAAGGCCAAGGAAGAGCTGTTCAACCTGCGCTTCCAGTCGGCCACCGGCCAGCTCGAGAGCCACGGCCGCCTGAAGGCCGTCAAGCGCGACATCGCCCGCATCTACACGGTCATCCGTGAGCGCGAGCTCGGCATCCGTGCCACTCCCGCGCCGGTCGAGGCGGCTCCCGCCAAGGCCGAGAAGAAGACGAAGAAGGCCAAGGCCGAGGCGGATGCTTCGGCCGAGGCCGCTGACACGAAGGAGGCCTGA
- the rpsQ gene encoding 30S ribosomal protein S17 encodes MAETKKAAAEVAEVETAEQRPYRKVRRGYVVSDKMDKTIVVEVEDRVKHPLYGKVMRRSSKVKAHDEQNTAGIGDLVVISETRPLSATKRWRLVEIVEKAK; translated from the coding sequence ATGGCTGAGACCAAGAAGGCTGCTGCCGAGGTCGCCGAGGTCGAGACCGCCGAGCAGCGTCCGTACCGCAAGGTGCGTCGCGGCTACGTCGTCAGCGACAAGATGGACAAGACCATCGTCGTCGAGGTCGAGGACCGCGTGAAGCACCCCCTCTACGGCAAGGTCATGCGCCGCTCGTCGAAGGTCAAGGCGCACGACGAGCAGAACACCGCCGGCATCGGCGACCTCGTCGTGATCAGCGAGACCCGTCCCCTGTCCGCCACGAAGCGCTGGCGTCTCGTCGAGATCGTCGAGAAGGCCAAGTAA
- the rplN gene encoding 50S ribosomal protein L14 produces MLQQESRVKVADNTGAKELLTIRVLGGSKRRYAGLGDVIVATVKDAIPGGNVKKGDVVKAVIVRTVKETRRPDGSYIKFDENAAVILKNDGDPRGTRIFGPVGRELRDKKFMKIISLAPEVI; encoded by the coding sequence GTGCTTCAGCAGGAATCACGAGTCAAGGTCGCCGACAACACCGGCGCCAAGGAGCTGCTCACCATTCGCGTGCTCGGCGGCTCGAAGCGTCGCTACGCCGGCCTCGGTGACGTCATCGTCGCGACCGTCAAGGACGCGATCCCCGGCGGCAACGTCAAGAAGGGCGATGTGGTCAAGGCCGTCATCGTCCGCACCGTCAAGGAGACCCGTCGTCCCGACGGCTCCTACATCAAGTTCGACGAGAACGCCGCGGTCATCCTGAAGAACGACGGTGACCCCCGCGGCACCCGCATCTTCGGGCCGGTCGGTCGCGAGCTCCGCGACAAGAAGTTCATGAAGATCATCTCGCTGGCACCGGAGGTTATCTAA
- the rplX gene encoding 50S ribosomal protein L24, with amino-acid sequence MANIKKGDLVQVISGRSQARGGDRGKQGKVLEVLVDQNRVIVEGVNFVTKHVRVGQTQRGTKTGGIETQEAPIHVSNVAIVDPESKKPTRVGFRIEQVTKDGVTKTVRVRYAKKSGKDL; translated from the coding sequence ATGGCCAACATCAAGAAGGGCGACCTGGTTCAGGTCATCTCCGGCCGCAGCCAGGCTCGCGGCGGAGACCGCGGCAAGCAGGGCAAGGTGCTCGAGGTGCTCGTGGACCAGAACCGCGTCATCGTCGAGGGCGTCAACTTCGTCACCAAGCACGTTCGCGTCGGCCAGACGCAGCGCGGCACGAAGACCGGCGGCATCGAGACGCAGGAGGCGCCGATCCACGTGTCGAACGTCGCGATCGTCGACCCCGAGTCGAAGAAGCCGACCCGCGTCGGCTTCCGCATCGAGCAGGTGACGAAGGACGGCGTCACGAAGACCGTCCGCGTCCGCTACGCCAAGAAGTCAGGTAAGGACCTGTAA
- the rplE gene encoding 50S ribosomal protein L5, with protein MTDTATQAGKIQPRLKTKYRGDIAKALTEQFEYSNPHQVPGLVKIVVNMGVGEAARDGKVIDGAIADLTKITGQKPQVTKARKSIAQFKLREGQPIGAHVTLRGDRMWEFLDRLLSLALPRIRDFRGLSDQQFDGHGNYTFGLTEQSVFHEIDQDKIDRVRGMDITVVTTASNDDEGRALLKALGFPFKQVDAA; from the coding sequence ATGACCGACACGGCAACGCAGGCTGGCAAAATCCAGCCGCGACTGAAGACCAAGTACCGCGGCGACATCGCCAAGGCCCTCACCGAGCAGTTCGAGTACTCGAACCCGCACCAGGTGCCCGGCCTCGTGAAGATCGTCGTGAACATGGGTGTCGGCGAGGCCGCCCGCGATGGCAAGGTCATCGACGGCGCGATCGCCGACCTCACCAAGATCACCGGCCAGAAGCCGCAGGTGACCAAGGCCCGCAAGTCGATCGCGCAGTTCAAGCTGCGCGAGGGTCAGCCGATCGGTGCGCACGTGACGCTCCGCGGCGACCGCATGTGGGAGTTCCTCGACCGCCTGCTCTCGCTCGCACTGCCCCGCATCCGCGACTTCCGCGGCCTCAGCGACCAGCAGTTCGACGGTCACGGCAACTACACCTTCGGTCTCACGGAGCAGAGCGTGTTCCACGAGATCGACCAGGACAAGATCGACCGCGTCCGCGGCATGGACATCACCGTGGTGACCACCGCCTCGAACGACGACGAGGGTCGCGCGCTGCTCAAGGCGCTCGGCTTCCCGTTCAAGCAGGTCGACGCCGCGTAA
- the rpsH gene encoding 30S ribosomal protein S8 — translation MTMTDPVADMLTRLRNANSAHHDSVSMPHSKLKGHIAEILKTEGYIADFEVADARVGKTLTLKLKFGPNRERSIAGIKRVSKPGLRVYAKSTELPKVLGGLGVAILSTSSGLLTDRQAEKKGVGGEVLAYVW, via the coding sequence ATGACGATGACCGACCCGGTCGCTGACATGCTGACCCGTCTGCGGAACGCGAACTCCGCACACCACGACTCCGTGTCGATGCCCCACTCCAAGCTCAAGGGCCACATCGCCGAGATCCTCAAGACCGAGGGCTACATCGCCGACTTCGAGGTCGCCGACGCTCGCGTGGGCAAGACGCTCACGCTGAAGCTCAAGTTCGGCCCGAACCGCGAGCGCTCGATCGCCGGTATCAAGCGCGTCTCGAAGCCCGGTCTCCGCGTCTACGCGAAGTCGACCGAGCTGCCCAAGGTGCTCGGCGGCCTCGGCGTCGCGATCCTGTCCACTTCCAGCGGTCTGCTCACCGACCGCCAGGCCGAGAAGAAGGGCGTGGGTGGGGAAGTCCTCGCCTACGTGTGGTAA
- the rplF gene encoding 50S ribosomal protein L6 has protein sequence MSRIGRLPIDIPAGVTVTIDGQDVTVKGPKGELALTVAAPIVAKVEENQVVVTRPDDERASRSLHGLTRTLIANDIIGVTEGYSKGLEIVGTGYRVAQKGSAIEFALGFSHPVTVEAPAGITLTVEGNNKLTVAGISKQAVGETAANIRKIKKPEPYKGKGIRYAGEVVRRKAGKSGK, from the coding sequence ATGTCGCGTATTGGACGACTTCCCATCGACATCCCCGCCGGCGTCACCGTGACGATCGACGGCCAGGATGTGACCGTCAAGGGCCCCAAGGGTGAGCTCGCGCTCACCGTGGCCGCCCCGATCGTGGCCAAGGTCGAGGAGAACCAGGTCGTCGTGACCCGTCCCGACGACGAGCGCGCCTCGCGTTCGCTGCACGGCCTCACCCGCACGCTCATCGCCAACGACATCATCGGTGTGACCGAGGGCTACTCCAAGGGGCTCGAGATCGTCGGAACCGGTTACCGCGTCGCGCAGAAGGGCAGCGCGATCGAGTTCGCGCTCGGCTTCTCGCACCCTGTGACCGTCGAGGCGCCTGCCGGCATCACCCTGACCGTCGAGGGCAACAACAAGCTCACGGTCGCGGGCATCTCGAAGCAGGCCGTCGGCGAGACCGCCGCCAACATCCGCAAGATCAAGAAGCCCGAGCCGTACAAGGGCAAGGGCATCCGCTACGCCGGCGAGGTCGTGCGTCGCAAGGCCGGAAAGTCAGGTAAGTAA